AGTTATGAACACTACTAAGTTACGGAAATTTTTCATTGCCATACTCAATTGAGATGGTTTGGCTCGATGAAGACGTGAACTttctactaatattttttattttattttaaatttatattatttatattttaaatttatttgtttattcctATCTAATCGTTCTTTGATTTTTGTTCatcaattctattttattttattttgcatgTTTTGTAGTCTTTGACAAGGAGGCAAAACAAGTTTTGGGAAAGAGCTGTGTAGAGATACTTGATCCACTCCTATTGGTAAGATCTAaccaatatttatttctaaaaatattagtgaagatatttttattggtaatttttatattatttattattaatatattacgTAATATCCTGTAGAAAGGAGATCTATCAGATACACCTACACTTTTACTCAACCTAATTGATAAGATCTTTCTCTTCATCATTGAAGTTAATCCACATTTTTCATCTTCTTATAAAGTTAAGATAACTGATAATGTGGACctcataaataaattcaaagatGCTCACCCTATTCAAATTGTGAGTATAATCATAAGTGTACTTTCTATTAAAAATCAGtttattttttgcttctttggtcattagtagtatctaatttataaataataataaataattaattataattttagaatgTTGATTACACCGGTGGTTTGCTTCCAATTTTAAAGGCATCATCAATCATTAAAATGGAAAAAAGTAGAAGGTACTAAggtatttgttcaaaaaataaattttttgtttgtttgttctctcaaaattagatcttaattttattaaaaaaatattagtgagataaaatcaaaggtTAGAAAGAAATCTTTAATTTAACGTGGTAAAAGTACATAATTTGTTGCTTGAATTCTCCAATGAAGTTACGGCCAATGGTGAATCTGAATGGTTGAAAAATGCTATTACACCAACTAAGCGACTATTCTCGGAGTCGGAAGATTCGAAGGTGGAAGGAGATAcctcaacttgcaagaagatcaaGATTGAGAATGAAACTTGAGAATTTGGATGCACATATTTTGGAATCCCTTTTAGAGTCTATCTAATAGAATAATGCCAATCATACGTTTGTTTTGGTAGAAACATTGTCTTTTCTTGAATCGTTGTtaccttttgaatttttaaaatacactTTCTTAGATTGTTgggtatttaatttttaatattgttgaaCTAATAATTTGTTTAGGTGtcatcattaaaattttttaaatattatttataaattataatttattatttgcttaaattgttactttaaatttaaaataatcttttCTCTAGACCGAATACAAATGAGGAGACTTTGTGCTGACGTGATTAAATATCGTTATTagaaatttttgtaattttatttataaattaatagattATTTGGTTAAATTGTTAGATAATAATAAGGATTTAGTTTTTGAGTTTATTAGTAAGgtagttaaatatttaaatcttaatattattaaactaatttaaaaaaattaataaattatttggttAGATTGTTAGATATtaataaagatttaattttcgaatttattAACAAGCTAGttagatatttaaatcttaatattattgaattaatttaaacaaagttatttataaattattttaaaattaagacgGTTGTTTAATaatgaaatcaaaatttaaaagtaataacaaaacaacaaaaagcaaGTAATAGTAAGAAACAAGttcgaaaacaaaataataagagcttaatttgaaaatagaaacaaaacgTTATCTTTAAaagaggttgttattttttaaacttagtTATTTCTTTAAGTTGTTttgcttaggttgttattttttaaattttaagttatttttcttaggtggttattttttaaattttaagttatttgcttagtttgttattttttaaattttaagttatttacagattactcttttaaatcataaattattattattatttgtttaagttgttacttaaattttaagttattttctcataattaaatattttaaaaaaattttaaaaaaatacatatctCAGTTAAGAAGGCTCTTGTGACTCGATTCATGAATTTGTTAAGAGAAATCGACAAtgaataatcaattattattttttaaatataaacacTTACACATAATAGATGAGTAAAATgaaatttatgaattttaatattaacttCATTGTAAGTctatatatttgaatttttttatttgagtattttgtatttaaattattattttaattttattttgttaaaaacatttataatattaattttgtttgtacttgaaggattttaatttattaaaaaattattttttaaataaatattttttctatctttttatttaaaatattattattgatatgttaatattaaaaatataaaaaataaacatacttttaaaaaatactttacgTCGTTTtatcttataaaataaataaattaattaattattctatttagattgttattttatttttattttgtaataaatatttttgtaatattaaattttttgtgctggaagaattttaatttattgagaaaaaaattatttttggtgaataaatatttttttatttttttatttaaaatattattattggtatgttaatattaaaaatataaaagataaaatatatttaaaaaaatgtattataagatgaaataattttatgattgtGGGTATTTATTTACATTGGAGGTTATATGGAGAACTTTGGCTTATGATATTCAGTTATGAGattaatcttttatttatctagaaaacaaaatatcatctttaagggtgtggatacctctccctaacatgacgcattttgacgagtgagtgtggggggtttcggctatcatccctatcgtcaaaagcaaaaccgtgaggccttgtgtgccaaagcggacaatatcatgCTAGCGTGTGTCTGAACTGTTACAGATAGTATCAGAGTCAGAACTCGGATTGATGTGTCAGCGAGGGCACTGGACTCCCttagggggtggattgtaaggtcctacatcggttggggaggggaacgaagcatgccttatatgGGTGTGGATACCTgtccctagcatgacgcattttgacgagtgagtgtggggggtttcggttatcatccctatcgtcaaagagAAAACCGTGAGGCATTGTGTGCCAAAACGGACAATAtcatgctagcgggtggtctgggctgttacaggaGGCCAACAAAGAATTTGAAGCAGGTCAAACTTTAACATATGTTGAGTTTCCAAATCAATTTGtttataaaatagaagaaagGGAATGATATCCACACAAGAGAGAGTATTTTATCGGGAGATTAAACTATGTTCCACCGGATACATCTGATATCTACCATATgagaattttgttaattattcaaaaaaattgtgTAACATATGAGTTTATTAAGATAGTTAATGGGATTACATATCCTAACTTTCatgatattttctattttatgggACTGCTGTGTGACGATAGAAAATTCATTGCAGCTATTAACGAAATTTGATCATCAATTGAGAAAACTGTTTGTGATGCTGTTGATATCTAATAGTGTTAACAAACTAAAACATATTTAGAATGTAACTTAGACATTATTCGTTGACGGGATACTATACATgaagagaaaaatattaaaaccaaGGTATTTCACTATGTGGTCAATCATTATCGCATGTAGGACTTTACTTACCAAAATCAGTGTTTATCAATGGGCAACTTTACGATATTTGGTCAAGAATTAAGAGTCGCAATGGCTTGAACATTCTAATTCTAAATAAAGACAGGaatccaaactcatcaataacAAATATCGCgttcaacaaaatttttaataatatttagataagaaaatagtattttcattttagtaaCATGTTATGATTTGCACTTTTATACAAATATTTGTCgtagatataactaatttattaactatACTTTTAGACTTGAAATAAAATGTGTAACATGGGCACAACATCATATGCCGATTACCTTTCTAATGAGGTTAGTAAAATACTAGGTTGTTGATAAATTTTCATTAGTCTTATAATATACAGTTTAGTGTAAAATTAACATGCTattattatagttatatatgttcttattttttcaggtCTATTTTCTTATGGCTCAAGAACATTATAGACTTCAAACTGTTctatttgtattttactttaaataaagataaaataacatattaaatacatttattatataatgacaataataatgttgtactaaacttgaaaagtttataattacaaaatattactttttatttatcatgtgaaattaaaatataagtcCGTGCATCGCACGGGTTTAACACTAGTTTTTATACAATTCACTAGGGATGTACATGGGTCGGGCCACACCGCGTTTGGCTTAATCTAGACCCGGCCGGAAATATAGACCGGGCCTAATGTTTGGACCCTAACCCGATCCTAGACCCGATAAAACCTACGCACATTCGGGTCGGGTGAAAACCGCGTCTTTAGCATGTAAAAATCACCTAATCTCCAACCTTTATttcacaattcacatagtaaaatttacttaaaaaattataacaaaaaccaaccattttctaaaattaaagcataaccataatcaatacaaatattgtctaacaccaaatatttaaatcaatacaaataacacaatattatgcattagtgtaaagtcttatgcattttaaacataaaaacattaacttataatcttataaatgactaataacacaagatattaaggtttacaatatttaaattccacataagaataaCCATCATccaacataaaatattaattgtgtatgatgaccagGCCATCGGGTCGAGttcgggtgacccgagctatGACCCGACCCGACCCAAAATAATGACCggatctatttttgagacccttacctGACCCTAAACCCGATAAAATCACACTAAATTAGCCCCTAAAATATTCGGGACCCGGCCGGACCATGTACACCCCTACAATTCACATACTATACTAGTATAACACTTATAAAAATTatgtcaaatttttaaatatttaaaaacatatttatagtttttatttttccttttctaatttttcttagCATAATGAGCgagaactttttaattttaatatggaaaGAGGGTTGGTATATAGTAGAGTTATAAAGATATATAGTATTTTACCAGGATATGAAGACTGCGCAAGACAAATCCGACTATTCGATTAGAGGTACTGAAAATCTGGATCTGATTTGTTTGTTGGCAGAAAATCATGAGTCCAATTTGTGTACGGACAGAAAATTCTGAGTTCAATTTCAGTATTCACAAAATTTTGCTCCACACAAGTCAGACCGTTCAATTTGTGTCTTTCTTTTTCTGCAATAAAATCGAATTGGTCCAATTTCTTTccactaaaacaaaaaattaaccgCCATCACAACCATGTATATCTCCCCAATATTCCATAACTGAACCTAACTCACATGTCAATctcataagaaaaaaattagcctaatgAGTGACATGGGCATGGCCATGGGATATTTTGCCTCGTTCGTTATCCACTCCCAAAACACAGCAAGCTCCTCCCTCAAACAATGACCCTCCGTCTTCTCTCAGCTCCACCGTCCATCCCTCTCTTCACCTGCCATGCTTCCTCCACCACCGCCGCCGCCGCCCGTCCCCTCCCTTCGCCTCCGCCTACGCTTCCTCAACTCTCGTCGTCACCCCCTACTTCTTCCACTCCTCAGTCCCCGCTAACTTGCGCACTTCACTGCCCACACTTCCAGTCgtaagaaccaccatctcctcTCTTTCATTGTTTCTCTATCTTTTGTAACGTTTGTTTTCTTCGctctgtaaatttttttttggcagGTGCTCCGGGTGCACGCACGAGTTCAATCTCCACCGTCCGGATATACTGGAAGATGCTTCCGATTTCTTTCGGAAACATGGAGTCTCCGATTTCACTTTCGATACCTGCAAACTGGTACTTTTCGATTTCGTTTTCAACTCCgaattgtaattaattaattaattaatttttatttggattGGTCTTGTTAGTGGGGTTGGAGGTGCCGTGCGAAATTGGCTGTGCGTGGCTCTTCATCGGACCCTCTCATTGGTCTCTATGAAGAGGGTACTCACAACGTAGTTGACATTCCACAGTGCAAAGGTCTTCGCTTGCCTCTGTTTTATTAATGCGTCtgtgttttttctttattattagcAATAATAAATTTCATATTAGTGTTCTTATTCGTTAACATGAAATTATGCTAAGTAAGCTTTCTGTGTGCTGTGATCTCTTGGGCAGCTCATCATCCTAATATTAATGCTGCTGTTGAGCTGCTTAGACAGggtaatttcttgtaatttttgttaattattttcttattttattttctaatgcAGTTTTTTGTTAAGTTCTTTTGGGCCATTTCTGAATTTTGTCTAGGTATTGCTGAATTGGATATTGAACCATATGTTGAAGATGAGGGTACGGGCGAGTTGCGATATGTTCAGGTAAACGGTATGTAATAATATTGAATATGTTAGTTTTTTAGTTCAATTGACAATTGAAGTTCTGGATCGGGAAAGTTTTTTGATGTCGGGTGGGTGTATGCAGATGGCTGTAACAACACACAACACGTCTCTTCCAGCAGCAGAAAGATATATGAATGGTTCCTTGTTGCTGTTGAATTATGtgaataaaattgaattgataTTGTTTTGCTGATGGAgttaattaaattgaattgaatttataCTGTTTCAGGAAAGGTTCAGGTTACTTTAGTTTGGAATTCAAGAAATGAAAATTCACCTAGTTCAGATAAATTGAATGAATTGGCAAATGTAAGGTTGCTGCTtcctttactttttttaaatgaCATAAGTTACTGTGTCAATGCCCTTTTAATCATATAATAAAGTGATAATTTATATGATTGGCTGCAGTTTCTATGGAAAAACGGTGGGCCCAAGAGCAAGCTTCATTTACTCCATTCTGTGTGGGTCAACTTTCAGACTTCGACAAACAATGTgagttaatatatttttttttttcatatgaaaCAAATGAATGACTTGTGTTTGGCTAACTGGAAAATTGTATTGTGAATGTCATTTGGCAATGATGGACGTATAGTTTCAGTTGTGAAGGAAAGAAGGTGCTTGTttctttactgcttttgaaTATAAATCATATGACATTGTTATACAAGTTCTCGCTTAACACTTTAAGATGGGGGAAATTTGCCACATGATAGCATTGTGTCTTgaattatttctttaattgtaaGTGATGCTGGACTATGCATCTTTGCAAATGGTCAAAATGGAACTGGAGGTTGACAGGAATGATTTCGTTAATAcaaatttgatgaagtttttggatattgaaatttaatatttatgtcaCTTAAGCTATTCTTTTCTGGGATACCATCTATGCCGATCTTGcaatcatttttttgttttggtaagatatttttatatatagtcATGCCTTTAAAATGTTTACTTCATGGCCCAGATAATTTTTGGGAATAGATGGAGACATCTTCTTGGAGAGAGAGATTTTTGGGAACATGTTGGTGGAATTGATGTGTCCTTGGCTCCTTCTAGTTTTGGCCAGGCAAACACTAGGGTAAAGACTCTAATTCTGTGAATTATCATAATCTATTTGGCAATTCTGGAATGTTTTCAATTGATAGTTTGATTCAGTTACCATTGAAGCATGGacaagaaacaaaatataaacaCTACACATTTATATAGAGGTAAAATCATGGTATAGATGTACATAGCCGGTAGATAACAAGTGAAATGAATGGATTTATAAATCCATTCTAATTATGTATTTTATCAAATCTTatcatttttaaaagatttgtacTGAAATGAATTGATTTGGGTTTCTTAAGTTTTAAAAGACCTTTTTATGCCTCCTAATTTTAAGACTCTCTCTCTGAGAGAGAGATGTGAGTAATGAAGCACAgggtagaagagagagagagagagagttctGAAGCAATGAATCTGTGCTTATATACATAACCAGTGCAAAGGGTAGAAGAGCCTTTACATGCTTAAGTTAGTTGGGGGGTTATCCTAGCTGGCACTTGCTCTAGCTATCTAACGGATCAGCTTAACTTTTTCTACTTCTTCTAGACTCTTCTAGACTTCTACTCAGCTCACTCTATTATGCCCCCTAAAACTGGCTTTCTACAACTCTGAAAATCTGTTACCAGTAAGTTCTCTCTCAGGCTCAGAAACTTTTCTCTAGATACTGTGTTAGTGAAGATGTCTGCTGGCTGCTCATCAGTGTGGGAATATGAACAACTAGTAGCCCTCCTTTTAAGTGTTCACGCTTTGTAAGAATTAAACCAAAGAGCAAAACTAAATTGATGAGATGGAGGAGCGACATTCATAAAATACATTCTCCTTTTGTGAAAATGTTTTGTTTCAGTATTCTTATATCACAAAGGTCCACTTCTAATAACAGGACTAGTATCTTTCTTACTTTCACGTGATTTTCCAGCTGTTGAATCATTAACTGATGAGCGTTCTATAATATAATTGATATTTGATATGTACAAAACCTGTTTATATTGCATGAGATGATAATAACCAATATTTTGATATTCCTTCATTTTCAGGCTTTTGATGTCTTGCTTCGGAAGTTACAGAAATATGTTCCACATGGGGCATCTGTTGCAGATTTGTATGCTGGAGCTGGGGTAATTGGGTTGTCATTAGCTGCCACTAGAAAGTGCAGGCAAGAGTTTGTGGTTCTATGCGTCTAAATTGTTACTTTTTGTTACATCGTGGCGTTTGAGAATTTATGTTTCTAGTTGTCTTTCAGGTCCGTTAAATGCATCGAGATTAACAAAGAGTCAAAGGCATCTTTTGAGAAGACTATTGGTCGGTTGCCTGCCACAGTTGACAGCAGTATCACTTGGCATCATGCCGATGCTTCCAGAGTTAGTAGTGAATATTTGAAGCCTCATCATACATTTCATGTTTTACCTCTATTATTTTTCTGATTTATGTAACTTTTATTGCTACAGCTTAAATTTCGGTGTGCATGTTTCATCAGAAGTATAAAGTAAATGCATTAGAATGATGAAAATTAATGTtgattcaaaatatcaaaactaaATTGCTGTCAAATTCCGAAGTGTTAAATTAAactgatttaaaaaaattcagcaCTAAATTGATGCCTTTTACATGTCAGGAGGACtaaaaatgatttaaatttttttttttatcagtcTATGTGatgattttatttgaaaagaataGAAAGATGAACTTTGGAATTGATTGCTATTATCCTTGTCGCCAGGAACCTTTTTTATGGCTTGTGGGTTcagatgttgttgttgttgatccTCCCAGAAAAGGACTAGATGTATCACTAAAAGATGCATTGCAGAATATATCATCAATGGAGCGAAAAGTCTTTTCATCATTTGAGAGGTTGTTCCTTTTGTTAACAGATGAATTCTggtaaatttgaaaatatttcccTTTGCAAATTTCTGATTCATTGCAAGTTAATTGCAGCTCAAACTCAGTCAAGGAAGAGAAACGACCGTGGGTTTTACGTGCTAAAGAAGATTCAGTCCAGGTTGGAAGAAAACCGCCTCCTGAGAACATTCCTCAATCAGTGCCCCAAACCCTGATTTACATAAGTTGTGGATGGGAAAGCTTTAAGGAGGTATTCCCATGATTTATGTTTTATGATTGTGCTTCGACTTTTTAAAACTTGAATTATCTATATGTTAATTTGATGAATTGTTGACAGGACTGTAAGTCATTGTTGTCCAGTAAGGCTTGGCATTTGGATAAAGCTCATGGGTTTAATTTCTTTCCTGGTACCCAAAGGTATTTATGTCATTTCTATAACTTAGTATTTGTTTAATTATGTGTGTTTTAGTATTTATTCTTGTcactatattttttatcaacagAGGGAAAAACATATTTGTGC
This portion of the Arachis duranensis cultivar V14167 chromosome 6, aradu.V14167.gnm2.J7QH, whole genome shotgun sequence genome encodes:
- the LOC107494794 gene encoding uncharacterized protein LOC107494794 isoform X2, giving the protein MTLRLLSAPPSIPLFTCHASSTTAAAARPLPSPPPTLPQLSSSPPTSSTPQSPLTCALHCPHFQSCSGCTHEFNLHRPDILEDASDFFRKHGVSDFTFDTCKLWGWRCRAKLAVRGSSSDPLIGLYEEGTHNVVDIPQCKAHHPNINAAVELLRQGIAELDIEPYVEDEGTGELRYVQVNGKVQVTLVWNSRNENSPSSDKLNELANFLWKNGGPKSKLHLLHSVWVNFQTSTNNIIFGNRWRHLLGERDFWEHVGGIDVSLAPSSFGQANTRAFDVLLRKLQKYVPHGASVADLYAGAGVIGLSLAATRKCRSVKCIEINKESKASFEKTIGRLPATVDSSITWHHADASREPFLWLVGSDVVVVDPPRKGLDVSLKDALQNISSMERKVFSSFESSNSVKEEKRPWVLRAKEDSVQVGRKPPPENIPQSVPQTLIYISCGWESFKEDCKSLLSSKAWHLDKAHGFNFFPGTQRYLCHFYNLVFV
- the LOC107494794 gene encoding uncharacterized protein LOC107494794 isoform X3 → MTLRLLSAPPSIPLFTCHASSTTAAAARPLPSPPPTLPQLSSSPPTSSTPQSPLTCALHCPHFQSCSGCTHEFNLHRPDILEDASDFFRKHGVSDFTFDTCKLWGWRCRAKLAVRGSSSDPLIGLYEEGTHNVVDIPQCKAHHPNINAAVELLRQGIAELDIEPYVEDEGTGELRYVQMAVTTHNTSLPAAERYMNGKVQVTLVWNSRNENSPSSDKLNELANFLWKNGGPKSKLHLLHSVWVNFQTSTNNAFDVLLRKLQKYVPHGASVADLYAGAGVIGLSLAATRKCRSVKCIEINKESKASFEKTIGRLPATVDSSITWHHADASREPFLWLVGSDVVVVDPPRKGLDVSLKDALQNISSMERKVFSSFESSNSVKEEKRPWVLRAKEDSVQVGRKPPPENIPQSVPQTLIYISCGWESFKEDCKSLLSSKAWHLDKAHGFNFFPGTQRYLCHFYNLVFV
- the LOC107494794 gene encoding uncharacterized protein LOC107494794 isoform X1; its protein translation is MTLRLLSAPPSIPLFTCHASSTTAAAARPLPSPPPTLPQLSSSPPTSSTPQSPLTCALHCPHFQSCSGCTHEFNLHRPDILEDASDFFRKHGVSDFTFDTCKLWGWRCRAKLAVRGSSSDPLIGLYEEGTHNVVDIPQCKAHHPNINAAVELLRQGIAELDIEPYVEDEGTGELRYVQMAVTTHNTSLPAAERYMNGKVQVTLVWNSRNENSPSSDKLNELANFLWKNGGPKSKLHLLHSVWVNFQTSTNNIIFGNRWRHLLGERDFWEHVGGIDVSLAPSSFGQANTRAFDVLLRKLQKYVPHGASVADLYAGAGVIGLSLAATRKCRSVKCIEINKESKASFEKTIGRLPATVDSSITWHHADASREPFLWLVGSDVVVVDPPRKGLDVSLKDALQNISSMERKVFSSFESSNSVKEEKRPWVLRAKEDSVQVGRKPPPENIPQSVPQTLIYISCGWESFKEDCKSLLSSKAWHLDKAHGFNFFPGTQRYLCHFYNLVFV